A single window of Treponema denticola ATCC 35405 DNA harbors:
- a CDS encoding MptD family putative ECF transporter S component, with amino-acid sequence MKLKDIVRIAVLTVIGFAIGMAISMLTGTLGAIALYASAGFAAFAVGPVFVITAKKVKHRWTAFLFWLIYGLLYTLMGYWIMIPICLVSAVLAEIIIGDYSSNVKVSIAFSAAMFIVAMHPIIFVKVLGAEGITKFAPSISSEQAQWMIQFYTGKAIAIAVACNIVLESLAGLFGTYINKKFFEKSSKKSVL; translated from the coding sequence ATGAAACTAAAAGACATTGTACGGATAGCCGTGTTGACGGTTATCGGGTTTGCAATCGGAATGGCAATTTCGATGCTGACGGGAACACTGGGAGCCATAGCCTTATACGCTTCTGCAGGATTTGCCGCTTTTGCAGTCGGCCCTGTTTTTGTGATAACGGCTAAAAAAGTAAAACACCGCTGGACGGCATTTTTATTCTGGCTTATCTACGGATTGTTATATACCCTTATGGGCTATTGGATAATGATACCGATTTGTTTGGTTTCGGCAGTGCTTGCCGAAATCATCATCGGCGATTATTCAAGCAATGTAAAAGTTTCAATCGCTTTTTCGGCTGCAATGTTTATTGTTGCAATGCACCCGATTATATTTGTCAAAGTATTAGGTGCGGAAGGAATTACGAAGTTCGCTCCGTCTATTTCAAGTGAACAGGCTCAGTGGATGATTCAGTTTTACACGGGAAAAGCCATCGCAATAGCGGTAGCGTGCAACATCGTCTTGGAATCTTTGGCAGGCTTATTCGGTACCTATATCAACAAAAAGTTCTTTGAAAAGAGCAGTAAAAAGAGCGTATTATAA
- a CDS encoding TetR/AcrR family transcriptional regulator: MGNGDFDLTHKKILECGKKIFKEKGFEKANLREICAQAGVTTGAFYGHFKDKEALFSELVQPVITDIEYHYSLLKQQSFTMYKKETVITKQTIESILDLKLKGAVGMVSYFFDNKDIFELLAFCSYGTKHEHFLDEIIEKEDENHLKILEMIHGKKKAAQVITKKGIHLLNHAYLYALSEVAVHCETKEEAEHNAYLIADFFNEGWKKMRTGQFNYELKLIYNYE, encoded by the coding sequence ATGGGAAACGGAGATTTTGACCTTACGCATAAGAAAATTCTGGAATGCGGGAAAAAGATTTTCAAAGAGAAGGGCTTTGAAAAAGCCAATCTGCGGGAAATCTGTGCGCAGGCGGGTGTTACGACCGGAGCCTTTTACGGTCATTTTAAAGACAAAGAAGCTCTTTTTTCCGAATTGGTACAGCCGGTCATTACCGATATAGAGTACCATTATAGCTTGCTCAAACAACAAAGTTTTACAATGTATAAAAAAGAAACGGTGATCACAAAACAAACAATCGAATCCATTCTCGATTTAAAATTAAAGGGAGCCGTCGGTATGGTATCCTATTTTTTTGATAACAAAGATATTTTCGAGCTCTTGGCGTTTTGTTCTTATGGAACAAAACATGAGCATTTTTTAGATGAAATAATAGAAAAAGAAGATGAAAACCACCTGAAAATCTTGGAGATGATTCACGGGAAAAAGAAGGCCGCTCAAGTAATCACCAAAAAAGGCATTCACTTACTGAACCATGCATACCTGTATGCACTATCGGAAGTTGCCGTTCATTGCGAAACAAAAGAAGAAGCCGAACACAATGCCTATTTAATTGCGGACTTCTTTAATGAAGGCTGGAAAAAAATGCGCACAGGGCAATTTAATTATGAATTAAAACTCATTTATAATTATGAATGA
- a CDS encoding NUDIX domain-containing protein, producing the protein MNNILEIELQDTEWEFTYIDHDREIVRAIVIDDYENYYFVKVHRDDDFGKVTLIETAGGGVEPNEDLEDAIRRELKEELGVEVDILSKIGIVSDYYNLIHRHNLNNYYLCRVKSFGDKNMTQTEVEDFHLSTLKLSYKEAIDKYNKYSNSRLGKLIANRELPILMKAKELISDF; encoded by the coding sequence ATGAATAATATACTTGAAATTGAATTACAAGATACCGAGTGGGAATTCACTTATATTGATCATGATAGAGAAATTGTAAGAGCTATTGTAATTGATGATTATGAAAATTATTATTTTGTTAAAGTTCATAGAGATGATGATTTTGGTAAAGTAACACTGATTGAGACAGCAGGCGGCGGAGTTGAACCGAACGAAGATTTGGAAGATGCAATTAGAAGAGAACTTAAGGAAGAATTAGGTGTGGAAGTTGATATTCTTTCTAAAATAGGAATTGTCAGTGATTACTATAATTTAATTCACAGGCATAATTTAAATAATTATTATCTTTGCAGAGTAAAGTCCTTCGGTGATAAGAATATGACACAAACAGAAGTTGAAGATTTTCATTTATCTACTTTAAAATTAAGTTATAAAGAAGCTATAGATAAATATAATAAATACTCAAACAGCCGATTAGGAAAACTCATTGCGAATAGAGAGTTGCCGATACTTATGAAAGCAAAAGAATTGATAAGTGATTTCTAA
- a CDS encoding class I SAM-dependent methyltransferase, protein MNVYDLIAEHYSGLFPLETEKLEFIQHLCPLPGRLCDAGCATGELVMGLYQKGYDICGLDLNEKMIGIAEKKASCIRKTGELMFYHADIADIMQFGKFKGVLCFGNTLPHLRDEEALRRFFGSVYRSLEEHGIFIVEVLNYDRILDDKKMDFKDKETKDFIFKRNYDFLPGGNIRFTIEFTDKQRSTVGSDFTVLHPLKRQMLLALFKQTGFKSVSAYSDYSFTESRAEDYAVVYTANK, encoded by the coding sequence ATGAATGTATACGATTTAATTGCAGAACATTACAGCGGCCTTTTTCCGCTTGAAACGGAAAAACTTGAATTTATACAACACCTTTGTCCGTTGCCGGGCAGATTGTGTGATGCAGGCTGTGCAACCGGTGAGCTTGTAATGGGTTTATATCAAAAGGGATATGATATATGCGGACTCGACTTAAATGAAAAGATGATTGGAATTGCAGAAAAGAAAGCTTCGTGTATCCGCAAAACAGGTGAGCTTATGTTCTATCATGCAGATATCGCCGATATTATGCAGTTCGGTAAATTTAAGGGCGTACTGTGTTTCGGTAATACGCTTCCGCACTTGCGTGATGAAGAGGCTCTCCGCCGTTTTTTCGGTTCCGTGTATCGGTCATTAGAGGAGCACGGCATCTTTATTGTTGAAGTACTCAATTATGACCGCATCCTTGATGATAAAAAAATGGACTTTAAAGATAAAGAAACAAAAGATTTTATTTTTAAGCGGAACTATGATTTTTTACCGGGTGGGAATATCAGATTTACTATAGAATTTACCGATAAGCAGCGCAGTACCGTCGGTTCGGATTTTACGGTATTACATCCACTTAAGAGGCAAATGCTTTTAGCCTTATTTAAGCAGACAGGATTCAAATCCGTTTCAGCCTATTCTGATTACAGCTTTACGGAAAGCCGTGCAGAAGATTATGCCGTAGTATACACAGCAAATAAATAA
- a CDS encoding endo alpha-1,4 polygalactosaminidase, which translates to MKNTKYLYMVLIFFAIIVIKGMAAENNKEYKVLIGMAPDKAVNLKGIKTLVIDAEFFSKEEIAQLHKNGNVNIFSYLNIGSIETFRDDYEAFKYLALGDYENWDEEKWINVADKRWQKRIKDKARLLSQKGIDGFFLDNADIYYHYKTPEIYRGLMTLLQEIHKKNKPIIINGGDTFISQAMKENALKGIVNGINQESVFTEINFKDNTFGVKPIEDREYFMDYLDKCKTYGFTVYLLEYGPSKKIEKDIKAYCQRNGFIYDISHSLQLYKPF; encoded by the coding sequence ATGAAAAACACAAAATATCTTTACATGGTTTTGATTTTTTTTGCGATCATTGTAATAAAAGGCATGGCAGCAGAAAACAACAAAGAGTACAAAGTACTGATAGGTATGGCCCCAGATAAAGCGGTAAATCTTAAAGGAATAAAAACGCTGGTAATTGATGCGGAATTTTTTTCTAAAGAGGAGATAGCACAGCTTCACAAAAACGGAAATGTTAATATATTTTCTTATTTAAACATCGGCTCTATCGAAACATTCCGCGATGATTATGAAGCATTTAAATATCTAGCTTTAGGCGACTATGAAAATTGGGATGAAGAAAAATGGATAAATGTTGCGGACAAAAGATGGCAAAAAAGAATTAAGGACAAAGCACGGCTCTTATCTCAAAAAGGCATAGACGGTTTTTTTCTTGATAATGCCGACATCTATTATCATTATAAAACACCCGAAATATATCGGGGACTTATGACCCTTTTACAGGAAATACATAAAAAAAATAAACCTATTATAATCAACGGCGGGGATACTTTTATAAGTCAGGCAATGAAGGAAAATGCTCTTAAAGGAATCGTAAACGGAATAAATCAGGAAAGCGTATTTACCGAAATAAATTTTAAGGATAACACATTTGGAGTAAAACCCATAGAAGACAGAGAGTATTTTATGGACTATCTGGATAAATGTAAAACCTATGGATTTACCGTCTATTTACTGGAATACGGCCCAAGCAAAAAAATTGAAAAAGATATAAAGGCTTATTGTCAAAGAAACGGCTTTATTTACGATATTTCCCATTCATTGCAGCTCTATAAACCTTTTTAA
- a CDS encoding HigA family addiction module antitoxin — protein MSKLIPTPTIGEILNEEFLKPLDISAYRLAKDIAVPVSRIQDILKNKRKITADTSLRFAKYFNVSDDFFINIQTEIDIRNEKVKLEQTIKNIKPIPIFVN, from the coding sequence ATGTCAAAGTTAATTCCTACACCTACAATAGGCGAAATTTTAAACGAAGAATTTTTAAAACCGCTTGATATAAGTGCTTATAGGCTTGCTAAGGATATAGCTGTTCCTGTATCACGTATTCAAGATATTTTAAAAAATAAACGAAAAATTACGGCTGACACTTCTTTACGGTTTGCAAAGTACTTTAATGTTTCAGATGATTTTTTTATTAACATACAAACGGAAATAGATATAAGGAATGAAAAGGTTAAGCTGGAACAAACAATAAAAAATATTAAGCCTATCCCTATATTTGTCAATTAA